The following are encoded together in the Bubalus kerabau isolate K-KA32 ecotype Philippines breed swamp buffalo chromosome 3, PCC_UOA_SB_1v2, whole genome shotgun sequence genome:
- the TMEM185B gene encoding transmembrane protein 185B, translating into MNPRGLFQDFNPSKFLIYACLLLFSVLLPLRLDGVIQWSYWAVFAPIWLWKLLVLAGASVGAGVWARNPRYRTEGEACVEFKAMLIAVGIHLLLLMFEVLVCDRVERGTHFWLLVFMPLFFVSPVSVAACVWGFRHDRSLELEILCSVNILQFIFIALRLDRIIHWPWLVVFVPLWILMSFLCLVVLYYIVWSLLFLRSLDVVAEQRRTHVTMAICWITIVVPLLIFEVLLVHRLDGHNMFSYISIFVPLWLSLITLMATTFRRKGGNHWWFGIRRDFCQFLLEIFPFLREYGNISYDLHHEDSEDAEETSAPEAPKIAPMFGKKARVVITQSPGKYVPPPPKLNIDMPD; encoded by the coding sequence ATGAACCCCAGGGGCCTATTCCAGGACTTCAACCCGAGTAAGTTCCTCATCTACGCTTGCCTGCTGCTCTTCTCAGTGCTGCTGCCCCTCCGACTGGACGGCGTCATCCAATGGAGCTACTGGGCCGTGTTCGCCCCCATCTGGTTGTGGAAGCTTCTGGTCCTCGCGGGCGCCTCTGTTGGCGCGGGCGTTTGGGCGCGAAACCCGCGCTACCGCACGGAGGGAGAGGCCTGTGTGGAGTTCAAGGCCATGCTGATCGCCGTGGGCATCCACCTGCTGCTGCTCATGTTCGAGGTCCTGGTCTGCGATCGGGTGGAGCGGGGGACCCACTTCTGGCTGCTGGTCTTCATGCCGCTCTTCTTTGTGTCCCCCGTGTCCGTGGCCGCCTGCGTTTGGGGCTTCCGACACGACCGGTCCCTGGAGCTGGAGATCCTGTGCTCCGTCAACATCCTGCAGTTCATCTTCATCGCCCTGAGGCTGGACCGGATCATCCACTGGCCGTGGCTGGTGGTGTTCGTGCCACTGTGGATCCTCATGTCATTCCTTTGCCTGGTTGTCCTCTATTACATCGTCTGGTCCCTCCTGTTCCTGCGCTCGCTGGATGTGGTTGCTGAGCAGCGAAGAACCCACGTGACCATGGCCATCTGCTGGATAACGATCGTGGTGCCGCTGCTCATTTTCGAGGTTCTGCTGGTGCACAGGCTGGATGGACACAACATGTTCTCTTACATCTCCATATTCGTCCCCCTTTGGCTCTCATTAATCACATTAATGGCCACAACGTTTAGGCGAAAAGGGGGCAACCATTGGTGGTTTGGTATTCGCAGAGATTTCTGTCAGTTTCTGCTTgaaattttcccatttttaagaGAATATGGGAACATTTCCTATGATCTACACCATGAAGATAGTGAAGATGCTGAAGAAACATCGGCTCCAGAAGCTCCTAAAATCGCTCCAATGTTTGGAAAGAAGGCCAGGGTGGTGATAACACAGAGCCCTGGGAAAtatgtccccccaccccccaagttaAATATTGACATGCCTGATTAA